The genomic segment CCTCAACTTTCTCACCATCAAAGCTAACAGTAGCACGATCCAGAAGAATGATATCTCCTCCTTCCAGTATAGTAATCTGTTCGGGCGATAGATATGCCGCGCCCACATCCACGGAAAAGGAATAGTTCATCTTTGATATCCATGGCGCCCGTGAAAGGAAATCGATCTCCGTTTTATTATCAGCAAGGAATTCTGCCGGTAAGAAAAGTCCTGCATGCACCATTCCGATCTCTGTTCGGGTGCCAAACGCAATTTCTACCATCGTATTTTGATTCGAAAGTAATTTCAGGATTTCCGGCTCTTCCCGTGAGACATTCTGAAGTATAAAACGGGACTCGCGGAAAAACGGATTGAGGGTGGAAAGTATTTTACAAGTCATGTATTCGAGCAGGCCGGACTCCATTTCGGTCCACGCTCCCTGGCTCTCCTGGCCCATAAAGATTTTTTGTATCAACCATCGCGCCGATTCATCATCCAAAATCAAAGCGACGGTCTTCCCTGCCGGCTGCACTTGCATGAAAATGCCAACATGCCTGGGAGCACGAAATTCACGGCATTTGCGAACCGTTATGATTTCAATGTTTAGCGGGCGTTTCGCAATCGATACATCGACCGGAAGACTGACTTTGATCTCAAAGGGATCAATCTTGATCACATCTTCATTCTTCAAAACGACTTCACTGCCTGGCTCCAAACGAACCTGATTCAGCTGCGTTCCATTGTTGCTTTCCATGTCCTTCAGGTAGTATTCAAGGCCGCGCCTGAAAATCAAAGCATGCTTCTTGGAAACAATCGGAGATTTCAAAGGCACATCATTATCATTCGTTCTTCCGATGGAGATGGCCGGTTGCAAAAGCTTCCGGACTTGAGGTTTACCGATGTGGCCCACGGGTTTCACGATCAAACTAATCTCGATATCGTCCAGATTGAAAATATCGTAGTCCAGCAGGACGTCTCCAACGGCTTTCAAGATTTCTTTTAGCTCATCGGGCTGAGCAAGAAACGAGCTAGCACGATTCAAGATGGCTATATCGCCTCTGGCAAACTGTTCGAGCCCCTTAAACTGATATGCCGGATATTCCATAAGAAGGTTCAAAGGTTCAACTTTCTAACTGATACCAGATGGGCGGACTCGAGAAATAGAGGAAAATATTGAATCGACTTGTTGACTGTCGATTTTTCCTTTGTCGACTAAATCGCGAAGAATAACCAAGAGTTCCTGTTCCTCGTCTTGCCCGGTTTCCATTTCTATCATTGCTTCTAATACTATCATGCCGTAGGAACGAGGAAGACGCTGAGCAATTTTTCGGGCGGTTTCCTTTTCATTCTTCAGGCTTGCCCCTAATTTTGTCAATCCCACTTTCAATGTCGCATCCTCCATCGACATGGAAGCAAGATCGATTTGACTCAATCTCTTGGTTGCCAGTTTCACTTTATCCCCAGTATCGCCTGAAACAGTCTTGATTTCGTTCAGAAAATCCTCTTGAAGAGTGGGCGGAAAACGAACCACCAGGGCCGCAAGGGCATTTTTTCCGGCAATCGAGGAAGCTCGCGCGATTTCTCTTACGCCTACATGTCTAAGAAAGATGAACATCTCTTGTTGCTTTAAAAGAAAAAGAGTTTGAAGAGTCAGCTGAGCTTCTCCCCAGGGCGCTTGCATCGACGCAAAGCGCATTCCAAACAGTTGAAAAATGGCGTCCGAGGACTGTTGAGGCACATAAGGCAAAGCAACGGGCTGAGATTTTATCAACTGTTCGACTTCTTTCCTGTATTCCGGAGAGAGCCGGCTCAAAAGAATTGCCCGCACCTTGGGAGATTCTTTTTCGAGAGAGTCTGCAATCCAGCTGGGATGAACTCTTTCAAGATTCCTGTTTCGCACATGCTGAACGAGGTACCCGAGTAATTTGGATACCAGTGTCATTCGAACTTCTTTAGGAAAACGATCGTAGCGACGCGCTTCCTTTTGAACCATCTTGGCTCTTTCCTCAGTAAGAAAACTTAAAACTTGCTGGTCTTGCCCTTCATAGAGCAAAAAGCAATAAAGAAAAACCTGATCTTTTACAGTCATAAGGCTTAACGCGTATGATAACATGCATGGACCGCACTTTGACTCGAAGAGCTCTCCAGTAATTTGTAACGCCAGCTTCTAGCTGGCAAAAGACTTCGAGCTCTGCGAGGCGCTGGCCGGCTGGAAGCCGGCGTTACAAAGCGCGCAAACTCAAAGCCTGTGTTTCATAGCGTTGAATCAGTTTATTTCTAACAGTCTCGTCTCTGATAGCGCCGAGTTGCTTTTGATACTGCAGAAACGGAGTGAGATAGTCGATGCTCTGGAGTGGAAGGAAAAGGTTGAGAGCATCGGAGAGTACGCCGTACACTTCCCGTAATTCTTTACTTCGAGGATCTTTTTTCAGTGCTTGCGCAATTGGTTTTTCCCAATCTCGATTCAATAGCCCGCGGAAAAAATTTGTCCCGGTTGTGGTGAGGTGAAGAGCCTGTTTAATGATCTGCAATAGAGCCGGATTATTTGCGGCCCTTTGGCTCACAGCAGCGAGAATCTGCACAAAATGGCCATTCCGGAATGCGAGCAGCAGGTCGCTTCCCGTGCGAACCGATTCAATAACCTCGCTGCAATGGACATCCAATTGAAGATCCTCTATGTTTCGGGCAAACTCATTCACCGGCTTTGTCAGAAGTCCATCTGCAAAATTCTGCATCAACTCCAGGCCAGTATCGAGTATGAATTCGCGATCTTTTCGGGTTGTCGTTTTCTCGTAATTGGTCCTCCACCGGTTGCAATGTTCTTCAATCTCCCGAAACGGCGATGCAGCTTCGGAATGTTGGAATGATTGCGAGAAAGCATTGAGTTGTTTCCGGAAAGCGCCATCAACCAACCGTTGTAAAAATTCAAAACTCTCGAAACCACCAATATCAGCGTTGCGCATCTGCTCAACCATTGCGCGGGTATTCGGCAGATCGAGTAGAAACTGAATTCCTTGCTGGGCGAAATTCTTCAATTCGGGTATTTTTACTTTCAACAACGCTGATGGCAGTTTGTCATCTTGAAACACAACCGAACCTTTGTCGATGCCTTCCAGCAAAGTTGGTATCTGATGGGGAGGCAGAAAATCCTTTTGAAACTGCTGCAATAAGGTGTCTACTTTCACAAGAGGATCTGCAGGTCCAGAGAAGATTTCGGAGGCAGTCGCCTTCAAAACCTGAAACTGGGTTATCTCCGGTTCGATGTTTTGCAAAAACTCGTCACGCTCTGCCCGGCCGATTTCCACCGCCACGCTTTCCGGACCAAAATCATCCACGGCTTGTTGAATCTGCTTTTGAAAAATTTCCGTTTTGGAATCGCGCAACGCCACCAAATCCGAAGCCGCGGATTCAAAGAAACCCGTGAGCGGACGCGACACAATTTCACGCATCTGGTATTCGCTTAAACCGGCCGTGGTCCTTATGTCTTCCAGTAAATCCAGTTGTTTTTCTTTCGGAATCGTCGAATCAATGAGAATGTCGATTGTTTTTTCTCGCAATTGATTGGGATTGATCAGCGCATGACCCTCA from the bacterium genome contains:
- a CDS encoding FliM/FliN family flagellar motor switch protein; the encoded protein is MNLLMEYPAYQFKGLEQFARGDIAILNRASSFLAQPDELKEILKAVGDVLLDYDIFNLDDIEISLIVKPVGHIGKPQVRKLLQPAISIGRTNDNDVPLKSPIVSKKHALIFRRGLEYYLKDMESNNGTQLNQVRLEPGSEVVLKNEDVIKIDPFEIKVSLPVDVSIAKRPLNIEIITVRKCREFRAPRHVGIFMQVQPAGKTVALILDDESARWLIQKIFMGQESQGAWTEMESGLLEYMTCKILSTLNPFFRESRFILQNVSREEPEILKLLSNQNTMVEIAFGTRTEIGMVHAGLFLPAEFLADNKTEIDFLSRAPWISKMNYSFSVDVGAAYLSPEQITILEGGDIILLDRATVSFDGEKVEGKVGLHSSMLRRGVIQASLFSDGAGSAKITIDGVFQEGLRHMTEVKKPESAPAAEGVPEVLSSLEIPVIVEFARLNFTLEELSTLKEGQIIEFEKMPPEVVDLSVDGKVIASGKLVDVEGKLGVQIVRILKKV